One genomic segment of Pirellulales bacterium includes these proteins:
- a CDS encoding DUF1501 domain-containing protein yields the protein MSPAPVGNGSRIGDSRIGGTRRDFLRNLGGGFGAVALASLFGQAGALADTPRAEWNGGLHFPAKARRVIQLFMNGGASQADLFDYKPELVRRHGKPFDPGDGAHVEAATSTPGNVLKPPFPLKQHGQCGRWISDQLPHLAKCVDDLAFFMAMSSRTNVHGPGSYLMNTGFLLPGFPCMGSWISYALGNLTDELPAFVVLTDPRGLPYNGKGNFSSGFLPVTHQGTVIQSATKEPIPDLFAPPSARFITPAAERDGLALLAKINREHAAANDGDGVLEARIQSYELAARMQLSAPAAFDLTQETAQTHALYGLDEPTTSDFGRRCLLARRLVERGVRFVQLWSGPGGPVNNWDNHGSIFKELPPMCASTDKPIAALLVDLKQRGLLDDTLLLWNTEFGRMPFSQGSDGRDHNGGTFVGWMAGAGVRAGTSYGESDPWSWKAVRDVTTTYDFHATVLHLLGIDHKRLTVRHNGANRRLTDVHGNVIDALLA from the coding sequence ATGTCGCCCGCGCCCGTCGGTAATGGATCTCGGATTGGGGATTCTCGGATTGGCGGCACTCGTCGCGATTTCCTGCGCAATTTGGGGGGTGGTTTCGGCGCGGTGGCGCTGGCGAGCCTGTTCGGCCAGGCCGGCGCCTTGGCCGATACTCCGCGAGCGGAGTGGAATGGCGGACTCCATTTTCCGGCCAAGGCGAGGCGAGTCATCCAGTTGTTCATGAACGGCGGAGCGAGCCAGGCCGATCTGTTCGACTATAAGCCCGAGTTGGTTCGGCGGCACGGCAAGCCATTCGATCCTGGCGATGGTGCGCATGTCGAGGCGGCAACGAGCACACCCGGCAATGTGCTCAAGCCGCCGTTCCCGCTCAAGCAGCATGGACAATGTGGTCGCTGGATCAGCGATCAGTTGCCGCATTTGGCGAAGTGCGTCGACGATCTCGCGTTTTTCATGGCAATGTCGAGCCGCACGAACGTGCATGGACCGGGCAGCTACCTGATGAATACCGGTTTTCTGTTGCCCGGCTTTCCTTGCATGGGATCATGGATCAGCTATGCACTCGGAAATTTGACAGACGAACTGCCGGCTTTTGTTGTCCTTACCGATCCGCGCGGCCTGCCGTACAACGGCAAGGGAAACTTCAGCTCCGGGTTCCTCCCCGTGACGCATCAAGGAACCGTCATCCAATCCGCCACGAAAGAGCCGATTCCCGATTTATTCGCCCCGCCGAGCGCTCGCTTCATCACGCCCGCCGCGGAGCGCGACGGATTGGCCCTGTTGGCGAAAATCAACCGCGAGCATGCTGCCGCCAACGATGGCGATGGAGTTCTGGAGGCACGGATCCAGTCGTACGAGTTGGCGGCCAGGATGCAGTTGAGCGCTCCTGCGGCGTTCGATTTGACGCAAGAGACTGCCCAAACGCATGCCCTGTATGGGCTCGATGAGCCAACGACTTCCGACTTCGGCCGCCGATGTCTGCTGGCCCGGCGGCTCGTCGAGCGCGGCGTGCGATTCGTGCAGCTTTGGAGCGGGCCCGGCGGACCCGTCAACAATTGGGACAACCACGGCAGCATTTTCAAAGAGCTGCCGCCGATGTGCGCTTCGACAGACAAACCGATCGCGGCGCTACTGGTCGATCTCAAGCAGCGCGGCTTGTTGGACGATACGCTGCTGCTCTGGAACACCGAATTCGGCCGGATGCCTTTTTCGCAGGGAAGCGATGGCCGCGACCACAATGGCGGCACGTTTGTCGGCTGGATGGCAGGCGCCGGCGTGCGGGCCGGAACCTCTTATGGCGAGAGCGACCCATGGTCGTGGAAAGCCGTGCGCGACGTAACGACCACCTACGACTTCCATGCCACGGTGTTGCACCTATTGGGCATCGACCACAAACGACTCACCGTTCGCCACAACGGCGCAAA